A genomic region of Castor canadensis chromosome 16, mCasCan1.hap1v2, whole genome shotgun sequence contains the following coding sequences:
- the Rnf44 gene encoding RING finger protein 44 isoform X3 — MLHPASQQSPFMVDLHEQVHQGPVPLSYTVTTVTTQGFPLPTGQHIPGCSAQQLPACSVMFSGQHYPLCCLPPPQLIQACTMQQLPVPYQTYPHLISSDHYILHPPPPAPPPQPAHMAPLGQFVSLQTQHPRMPLQRLDNDVDLRGDQHPLGSFTYSTSAPGPALSPSVPLHYLPHDPLHQELSFGVPYSHMMPRRLGTQRYRLQQPLPPPPPPPPYYPSFLPYFLSMLPMSPTAMGPTISLDLDVDDVEMENYEALLNLAERLGDAKPRGLTKADIEQLPSYRFNPDSHQSEQTLCVVCFSDFEARQLLRVLPCNHEFHTKCVDKWLKANRTCPICRADASEVPRETE; from the exons ATGCTGCACCCAGCCTCTCAGCAGAGCCCGTTCATGGTTGATCTCCACGAGCAG GTGCACCAGGGACCTGTCCCTCTGTCCTACACAGTCACCACAGTGACCACCCAAGGCTTCCCCTTGCCTACAGGCCAACACATCCCTGGCTGCAGTGCCCAGCAGCTCCCAGCATGCTCCGTGATGTTCAGTGGGCAGCACTACCCACTCTGCTGCCTCCCACCTCCG CAGCTGATCCAGGCATGCACCATGCAGCAGCTCCCTGTGCCCTATCAGACCTACCCCCACCTCATCTCCAGTGACCACTACATCCTGCACCCCCCACCGCCCGCCCCACCACCCCAGCCTGCCCACATGGCACCTCTTGGGCAGTTTGTATCGCTGCAGACTCAGCACCCACGGATG CCCTTGCAGCGCCTGGACAATGACGTGGACCTGCGGGGGGACCAGCACCCCCTGGGCAGCTTCACCTACTCCACCTCTGCCCCCGGCCCAGCCTTGTCGCCGTCAGTGCCCCTGCACTATTTGCCCCATGATCCTCTACACCAGGAGCTGTCCTTTGGTGTG CCATATTCCCACATGATGCCACGGAGACTGGGCACCCAAAGATACCGCCTGCAGCAGCCACTGCCCCCACCTCCGCCTCCACCTCCTTATTACCCCAGCTTCCTGCCCTACTTCCT TTCGATGCTGCCAATGTCACCAACAGCAATGGGACCCACCATCAGCCTGGATCTAGATGTGGACGATGTAGAGATGGAGAACTATGAG GCCCTCCTGAACCTGGCGGAGCGGCTGGGAGATGCCAAGCCCAGAGGCCTCACCAAAGCAGATATAGAGCAGCTCCCGTCCTACCGCTTTAACCCGGACAGTCACCAGTCAGAGCAGACGCT GTGTGTGGTCTGCTTCAGTGACTTTGAGGCACGACAGCTGCTCCGAGTCCTCCCCTGCAACCACGAGTTCCATACCAAGTGTGTGGACAAGTGGTTGAAG GCCAACCGGACATGTCCCATCTGCCGGGCCGACGCCTCTGAGGTGCCCAGGGAGACTGAGTGA
- the Rnf44 gene encoding RING finger protein 44 isoform X1, translating into MRPWALAVTRWPPSAPVAQRQISTGPSSTPGQLWGSLGRQGPLASLPAQDERLPSQQPLPRPPHLPIEEHRASAPAGRSPRMLHPASQQSPFMVDLHEQVHQGPVPLSYTVTTVTTQGFPLPTGQHIPGCSAQQLPACSVMFSGQHYPLCCLPPPQLIQACTMQQLPVPYQTYPHLISSDHYILHPPPPAPPPQPAHMAPLGQFVSLQTQHPRMPLQRLDNDVDLRGDQHPLGSFTYSTSAPGPALSPSVPLHYLPHDPLHQELSFGVPYSHMMPRRLGTQRYRLQQPLPPPPPPPPYYPSFLPYFLSMLPMSPTAMGPTISLDLDVDDVEMENYEALLNLAERLGDAKPRGLTKADIEQLPSYRFNPDSHQSEQTLCVVCFSDFEARQLLRVLPCNHEFHTKCVDKWLKANRTCPICRADASEVPRETE; encoded by the exons ATGCGACCATGGGCTCTGGCAGTGACTAGGTGGCCACCATCTGCCCCTGTGGCTCAGCGACAAATTTCCACAGGGCCCAGCAGCACTCCAGGCCAGCTCTGGGGAAG CCTCGGCCGTCAGGGCCCCCTGGCCAGCCTGCCTGCCCAGGATGAGCGCTTACCCTCCCAGCAGCCGCTGCCCCGACCACCACACCTCCCCATAGAGGAGCACCGAGCCTCGGCTCCTGCCGGCAGGAGCCCCCGAATGCTGCACCCAGCCTCTCAGCAGAGCCCGTTCATGGTTGATCTCCACGAGCAG GTGCACCAGGGACCTGTCCCTCTGTCCTACACAGTCACCACAGTGACCACCCAAGGCTTCCCCTTGCCTACAGGCCAACACATCCCTGGCTGCAGTGCCCAGCAGCTCCCAGCATGCTCCGTGATGTTCAGTGGGCAGCACTACCCACTCTGCTGCCTCCCACCTCCG CAGCTGATCCAGGCATGCACCATGCAGCAGCTCCCTGTGCCCTATCAGACCTACCCCCACCTCATCTCCAGTGACCACTACATCCTGCACCCCCCACCGCCCGCCCCACCACCCCAGCCTGCCCACATGGCACCTCTTGGGCAGTTTGTATCGCTGCAGACTCAGCACCCACGGATG CCCTTGCAGCGCCTGGACAATGACGTGGACCTGCGGGGGGACCAGCACCCCCTGGGCAGCTTCACCTACTCCACCTCTGCCCCCGGCCCAGCCTTGTCGCCGTCAGTGCCCCTGCACTATTTGCCCCATGATCCTCTACACCAGGAGCTGTCCTTTGGTGTG CCATATTCCCACATGATGCCACGGAGACTGGGCACCCAAAGATACCGCCTGCAGCAGCCACTGCCCCCACCTCCGCCTCCACCTCCTTATTACCCCAGCTTCCTGCCCTACTTCCT TTCGATGCTGCCAATGTCACCAACAGCAATGGGACCCACCATCAGCCTGGATCTAGATGTGGACGATGTAGAGATGGAGAACTATGAG GCCCTCCTGAACCTGGCGGAGCGGCTGGGAGATGCCAAGCCCAGAGGCCTCACCAAAGCAGATATAGAGCAGCTCCCGTCCTACCGCTTTAACCCGGACAGTCACCAGTCAGAGCAGACGCT GTGTGTGGTCTGCTTCAGTGACTTTGAGGCACGACAGCTGCTCCGAGTCCTCCCCTGCAACCACGAGTTCCATACCAAGTGTGTGGACAAGTGGTTGAAG GCCAACCGGACATGTCCCATCTGCCGGGCCGACGCCTCTGAGGTGCCCAGGGAGACTGAGTGA
- the Rnf44 gene encoding RING finger protein 44 isoform X2 — translation MRPWALAVTRWPPSAPVAQRQISTGPSSTPGQLWGSLGRQGPLASLPAQDERLPSQQPLPRPPHLPIEEHRASAPAGRSPRMLHPASQQSPFMVDLHEQVHQGPVPLSYTVTTVTTQGFPLPTGQHIPGCSAQQLPACSVMFSGQHYPLCCLPPPLIQACTMQQLPVPYQTYPHLISSDHYILHPPPPAPPPQPAHMAPLGQFVSLQTQHPRMPLQRLDNDVDLRGDQHPLGSFTYSTSAPGPALSPSVPLHYLPHDPLHQELSFGVPYSHMMPRRLGTQRYRLQQPLPPPPPPPPYYPSFLPYFLSMLPMSPTAMGPTISLDLDVDDVEMENYEALLNLAERLGDAKPRGLTKADIEQLPSYRFNPDSHQSEQTLCVVCFSDFEARQLLRVLPCNHEFHTKCVDKWLKANRTCPICRADASEVPRETE, via the exons ATGCGACCATGGGCTCTGGCAGTGACTAGGTGGCCACCATCTGCCCCTGTGGCTCAGCGACAAATTTCCACAGGGCCCAGCAGCACTCCAGGCCAGCTCTGGGGAAG CCTCGGCCGTCAGGGCCCCCTGGCCAGCCTGCCTGCCCAGGATGAGCGCTTACCCTCCCAGCAGCCGCTGCCCCGACCACCACACCTCCCCATAGAGGAGCACCGAGCCTCGGCTCCTGCCGGCAGGAGCCCCCGAATGCTGCACCCAGCCTCTCAGCAGAGCCCGTTCATGGTTGATCTCCACGAGCAG GTGCACCAGGGACCTGTCCCTCTGTCCTACACAGTCACCACAGTGACCACCCAAGGCTTCCCCTTGCCTACAGGCCAACACATCCCTGGCTGCAGTGCCCAGCAGCTCCCAGCATGCTCCGTGATGTTCAGTGGGCAGCACTACCCACTCTGCTGCCTCCCACCTCCG CTGATCCAGGCATGCACCATGCAGCAGCTCCCTGTGCCCTATCAGACCTACCCCCACCTCATCTCCAGTGACCACTACATCCTGCACCCCCCACCGCCCGCCCCACCACCCCAGCCTGCCCACATGGCACCTCTTGGGCAGTTTGTATCGCTGCAGACTCAGCACCCACGGATG CCCTTGCAGCGCCTGGACAATGACGTGGACCTGCGGGGGGACCAGCACCCCCTGGGCAGCTTCACCTACTCCACCTCTGCCCCCGGCCCAGCCTTGTCGCCGTCAGTGCCCCTGCACTATTTGCCCCATGATCCTCTACACCAGGAGCTGTCCTTTGGTGTG CCATATTCCCACATGATGCCACGGAGACTGGGCACCCAAAGATACCGCCTGCAGCAGCCACTGCCCCCACCTCCGCCTCCACCTCCTTATTACCCCAGCTTCCTGCCCTACTTCCT TTCGATGCTGCCAATGTCACCAACAGCAATGGGACCCACCATCAGCCTGGATCTAGATGTGGACGATGTAGAGATGGAGAACTATGAG GCCCTCCTGAACCTGGCGGAGCGGCTGGGAGATGCCAAGCCCAGAGGCCTCACCAAAGCAGATATAGAGCAGCTCCCGTCCTACCGCTTTAACCCGGACAGTCACCAGTCAGAGCAGACGCT GTGTGTGGTCTGCTTCAGTGACTTTGAGGCACGACAGCTGCTCCGAGTCCTCCCCTGCAACCACGAGTTCCATACCAAGTGTGTGGACAAGTGGTTGAAG GCCAACCGGACATGTCCCATCTGCCGGGCCGACGCCTCTGAGGTGCCCAGGGAGACTGAGTGA